Within Quercus lobata isolate SW786 chromosome 5, ValleyOak3.0 Primary Assembly, whole genome shotgun sequence, the genomic segment TCTCTCACCTTCTTTCTCCTCCTTCTCACACTCACCCTCACTACctccacacccacacccacttccaaacccaaaaccttcATCATCCTAGTCAACCCAGACTCCAAACCCACCATCTTCCCCACTCACACTAACTGGTactcttctcttctctccaccaacaccaccacaaccacaacctccACCATTCTCCACACCTACTCCACCATCTTCCACGGCTTCTCCGCCACGCTCTCTCCATCCCAAGCAGCCTCCCTCAGCTCCCACCCCCACATCCTCTCTCTCCTCCCCGACACTCTCCGCCACCTCCACACCACTCGCTCCCCTCAATTCCTCGGCCTCAAAACCTCCGGCAACTCCGGCCTCCTCAAAGAGTCCGACTTTGGCTCCGACCTCGTCATCGCCGTCATCGACACCGGCATTACTCCCAACCACAAGAGCTTCAACGACGAAGACCTCGGTCCCGTACCCACCAAATGGAAGGGCCACTGCGTCGCCAGCTCAGATTTCCCACCTTCTTCTTGCAACAAAAAGCTCATCGGAGCGAAGTTTTTCTCTCAAGGCTACGAAGCCACCAACGGTAAAATCAACGAAACCGTCGAAACCAAGTCTCCAAAAGACACTGATGGTCATGGGACCCATACTGCCTCCATCGCCGCCGGAAGATACGTTTTTCCGGCGTCAACTTTAGGCTATGCTCGTGGTGTGGCCGCCGGGATGGCTCCGAAGGCCCGTTTAGCTGCTTACAAAGTTTGCTGGAACTCTGGCTGTTACGATTCCGACATTCTCGCCGCCTTCGACGCCGCCGTAGCTGACGGCGTCGATGTCATATCACTTAGCGTTGGTGGCGTTGTTGTGCCTTACCATCTCGATGCAATAGCTATCGGAGCTTTTGCTGCTGCTGATGCGGGGATCTTTGTATCTGCTTCCGCCGGAAATGGCGGCCCCGGAGCTCTAACGGTGACGAATGTGGCTCCGTGGGTTACCACAGTCGGTGCCGGAACGATTGATAGAGATTTTCCGGCGGATGTGAAGCTTGGGAATGAGAAAATCATTCCGGGCATGAGTATTTACGGCGGGCCGAATTTGGTTCCGGGTCGGATGTACCCGTTAGTGTACGGTGGGAGTTCTCAGACAGGCAATGGCGGAGATGGGTACTCGTCGTCTTTGTGTTTGGAAGGTTCATTGGACCCCAATTTCGTAAAAGGAAAAATCGTGTTATGTGATAGAGGCATCAATTCAAGGACTGCAAAAGGCGAGGTTGTGAAGAAAGCTGGAGGGGCTGGAATGGTTTTAGCAA encodes:
- the LOC115993093 gene encoding subtilisin-like protease SBT1.5; its protein translation is MAPSLTFFLLLLTLTLTTSTPTPTSKPKTFIILVNPDSKPTIFPTHTNWYSSLLSTNTTTTTTSTILHTYSTIFHGFSATLSPSQAASLSSHPHILSLLPDTLRHLHTTRSPQFLGLKTSGNSGLLKESDFGSDLVIAVIDTGITPNHKSFNDEDLGPVPTKWKGHCVASSDFPPSSCNKKLIGAKFFSQGYEATNGKINETVETKSPKDTDGHGTHTASIAAGRYVFPASTLGYARGVAAGMAPKARLAAYKVCWNSGCYDSDILAAFDAAVADGVDVISLSVGGVVVPYHLDAIAIGAFAAADAGIFVSASAGNGGPGALTVTNVAPWVTTVGAGTIDRDFPADVKLGNEKIIPGMSIYGGPNLVPGRMYPLVYGGSSQTGNGGDGYSSSLCLEGSLDPNFVKGKIVLCDRGINSRTAKGEVVKKAGGAGMVLANAVFDGEGLVADCHVLPATAVGAAGGDAIRNYLTQAKKPVATIVFKGTRLGVRPAPVVASFSARGTNPETPEIVKPDVIAPGLNILAAWPDSVGPSGIPSDKRKTEFNILSGTSMACPHVSGLAALLKAAHPEWTPASIRSALMTTAYTVDNRGETMIDESTGNVSSVLDYGAGHVHPEKAMDPGLVYDISSYDYVDFLCNLNYTTKNVQVVTRKNADCSGAKKAGHAGNLNYPSLSAVFQQYGKHKMSTHFIRTVTNVGDPKSVYQVTIRPPSGMMVTVQPEKLAFRRVGQKLSFLVRVQAREIKLSPGSSTMKGGSIVWSDGKHTVTSPILVTLQQPL